One window of the Cryptomeria japonica chromosome 7, Sugi_1.0, whole genome shotgun sequence genome contains the following:
- the LOC131032601 gene encoding L-type lectin-domain containing receptor kinase SIT2-like, producing the protein MFFIIGILLLSTSLPVRANTTFIFDEFNGSALAFYGNASIQSKFISLTSESPSLFGRALYAYPVRMRDSLSFSTTFVFNMVPSASNPSLSGHGLAFIITPHKSPVGALAGQYLGLFNISTIGKAYNHLFAVEFDTGKSEEFQDINNNHVGVDLNDLTSVDSKAAGYWTGDQFEQLTLNNGQSIQAWIDYSHPQKQLNVTITQAGSLRPQKPLLSLKNTSLWDILEEEMYVGFSGATGTMFEKHYILAWSFSTIGAAPVLNISNLPSSLLPNKSKSWLRPAIVVALVVPVFFCVAAAVICIRLKRNMYKDDIEEWEMEYWPHRFSYKDLYIATKGFRDDQILGSGGFGRVYKGVLASNGLEVAIKFILRHSTEGMKEFVAEISSLGRLQHRNLVQIRGYCRRGTHLFIVYDYMPNGSLDKMIFGKPKKLLGWPQWHRILRDVAAGLLYLHEEWEQTVLHRDIKSSNVLLDSELRGKLGDFGLARLYEHNENPQTSRVVGTIGYIAPELIRTGKATPGNDVFSFGVFMLEVACGRRPVDPSRGDSQEILVQWVRELYANDKVIDAADSNLDGEFAEEELEKVLKLGLLCCNTNAEARISIRQVVRILEGEDSIPEFFPFPISFGMDNFLKESDSLTASCTWPSSSF; encoded by the coding sequence ATGTTTTTCATCATTGGAATCTTGCTCCTCTCCACATCCCTTCCTGTGCGAGCCAACACAACATTTATCTTTGACGAGTTCAATGGCTCGGCCCTGGCTTTCTATGGGAATGCTTCAATACAGTCCAAATTCATCTCCCTCACGAGTGAATCCCCCTCGCTGTTTGGCCGTGCTCTATATGCATACCCAGTCCGCATGAGAGATTCTCTCTCTTTCAGCACAACTTTCGTGTTCAACATGGTTCCTTCGGCTTCAAATCCTTCACTAAGTGGGCACGGCCTGGCGTTTATCATAACCCCACACAAGTCTCCGGTGGGAGCTTTAGCAGGTCAATACCTCGGTCTGTTCAATATTTCCACCATCGGGAAGGCTTATAACCATCTCTTCGCAGTGGAGTTTGACACAGGCAAAAGCGAAGAATTTCAAGATATCAACAACAACCACGTTGGGGTAGATCTCAACGATCTTACTTCTGTAGACTCTAAGGCTGCCGGTTACTGGACTGGCGATCAATTCGAACAACTAACTCTCAACAATGGACAGAGCATTCAGGCTTGGATTGATTACAGCCATCCTCAGAAACAGCTGAATGTTACAATAACACAAGCTGGTTCGCTTCGTCCACAGAAACCTCTGCTGTCTTTGAAAAACACGAGTCTGTGGGATATTCTGGAAGAAGAAATGTACGTTGGTTTCTCAGGAGCTACCGGAACCATGTTTGAAAAGCATTACATACTCGCCTGGAGCTTCAGTACCATCGGCGCGGCACCGGTCTTAAATATATCAAATCTTCCATCTTCCTTACTACCCAACAAGTCCAAGTCATGGCTAAGACCCGCCATAGTTGTAGCTTTGGTTGTTCCTGTCTTCTTCTGTGTTGCGGCAGCGGTTATTTGTATAAGGCTGAAAAGAAACATGTATAAAGATGATATTGAAGAATGGGAAATGGAGTATTGGCCTCACAGATTTAGCTACAAGGACTTGTATATTGCAACCAAGGGCTTCCGAGACGACCAAATTTTAGGTTCTGGAGGCTTTGGTCGGGTCTACAAAGGAGTTTTAGCTTCAAATGGGCTTGAAGTTGCCATCAAATTCATTCTCAGACACAGCACTGAAGGCATGAAGGAATTCGTAGCTGAGATTTCAAGTCTTGGTCGTTTGCAGCACCGGAATCTTGTGCAAATCAGAGGGTATTGCAGGCGGGGAACACATTTATTCATAGTTTATGACTACATGCCAAATGGAAGCCTAGATAAGATGATATTTGGGAAGCCTAAGAAATTACTTGGGTGGCCACAATGGCACAGAATTCTGAGGGACGTGGCGGCAGGATTGCTGTATCTTCACGAGGAGTGGGAGCAGACGGTGCTACACAGAGACATTAAATCGAGCAATGTTCTTTTGGATTCGGAGCTTCGGGGAAAGCTAGGGGATTTCGGGCTTGCTCGTTTGTATGAGCATAACGAAAATCCACAAACTAGCCGTGTTGTAGGAACCATTGGCTACATAGCCCCCGAATTGATACGTACAGGAAAGGCCACACCCGGAAATGATGTATTCAGCTTCGGTGTCTTTATGTTGGAGGTTGCATGCGGAAGGAGACCTGTTGATCCTTCTCGTGGGGATTCACAAGAAATTTTGGTCCAGTGGGTGCGCGAGCTCTATGCCAACGATAAAGTGATCGATGCAGCTGATTCCAATCTTGATGGTGAGTTTGCTGAAGAGGAGTTGGAGAAGGTGCTTAAGTTAGGACTGCTATGCTGTAATACCAATGCAGAGGCGAGAATCTCCATTAGACAAGTTGTCCGAATACTTGAAGGCGAGGATTCTATTCCTGAATTTTTTCCATTTccaatttcctttggaatggataattttttgaaagaaagtGATAGTCTTACAGCTTCTTGTACTTGGCCCTCCAGTTCTTTCTAG